CTCTAGAGTTTGTGTAAATTGATTTGAGATACTATCTAAATATTGATAAAGTTCATTTTCATCAGGCAAGATCATCTGCATCGCAGCACTAGGTGTAGGTGCTCTTAGATCAGCTACAAAATCACTGATAACAGTATCTATCTCATGCCCTACTGCACTAACGACCGGGATAACTGAAGCGAATATCGCATCTGCTACTATCTCTTCATTAAAAGCCCACAAATCTTCTACGCTTCCTCCACCACGACCGACTATTAAAATATCATAATCTTTTTTATTCGCTTGTGATATTGCATTTGCTATTGATGAAGCAGCCATATCACCTTGAACAAGTACGTCATATACATCAACTTCAATATCTCTGTATCTGTGGTTTGCTACTCTTAACATATCCTGCAGGGCTGCACCTGTTGCAGAAGTTACAAGGGCTAGTTTTTTTGGAAATTTCGGAAGTTGTTTTTTTATCTCAGGATTAAAATAACCTTTCTCTTGAAGCTTTCGTTTCAACTGCTCGTAAGCCAGTGCTAAAGCACCTTGACCTGCAGGCTCTATGCTAAAACAGTTAACCTGATAGGACCCGCGAGGTGTATAAACACTAACAGCTCCATCAAGTACGACTTTCATCCCCTCTTCGAGCTGAAACTTCAGCCTTGATGCATTTCCTCTAAACATAACGCAAGAGATAGCCGATGAATTATCCTTTAAAGTGAAGTATATATGCCCAGAGTTATGAAAAGTTATACGTGAAAGTTCCCCTTCAACGAGAACACGTGTAAAACTGGTTTCAAGTAAAGATTTGATCTGTTCATTTAATGCCGACACACTTAAAGTATTCATCTACACTCCTAATATTTATGTGATTATAACATCTATGATTGTAAATATTGCAATATGTCATATTTTTAAAAGTAAATCGTTTTGCGTAGTATAATTTTTCAAATATTATTTACTGGACAAATTATTATGGCTAAGAAAAAAGTACTATTTGAGTGTCAGCATTGTGGAATGACAACTCCCAAGTGGATGGGAAAATGTACAAACTGTGGAGCTTGGGATTCTTTTATTGAGTTAAACGAGCATCAGCAAGAAGTTATAAAACAAACTAAATCTTCATCTAGTCAAGGTGCTAAAGCCGTATCGATCAACCAAATAAAAGAAGAAGAGATCTACAGATTCTCTTCAAGCGATCCTGAACTTGACACTGTTCTTGGAGGTGGTATAGTTCCGGGTTCACTAACTCTAATCGGTGGAAGCCCCGGTGTTGGTAAATCAACTCTTTTATTAAAGGTAGGAGGGCTAATCTCATCGGGTGGAAGAGATGTACTTTATGTAAGCGGTGAGGAGTCAAGTTCTCAGATAAAACTACGTGCTAACCGTCTTGGAGCGAATCAAGACAACCTTTACCTGCTTAGCGAGATAAGACTTGAGCAAGTTCTTTTAGAATTAGAGCATCATAATTACGACTTTTTAATTATAGACTCGATCCAAACACTTTACTCTGAAAATATCACTTCAGCCCCTGGTTCTGTAACACAGGTTAGACAAATTACATTTGAGCTTATGCGCATAGCAAAAGAAAAAAACTTAGCAATCTTTATAATAGGTCACATAACTAAAGAGGGTTCAATAGCAGGTCCTAGAGTGCTTGAACACATGGTTGACACTGTACTGTACTTTGAAGGTGATTCTTCTCAGGAACTTAGAATTCTAAGAGGATTTAAAAACCGTTTCGGTCCAACTAGTGAGATCGGTGTATTTGAGATGCGTAGTGATGGACTTGTATCTGCAACAGATATAGCATCAAGATTTTTCAACCGTGATTCTAATCAGGCTGGCTCAGCTCTTACCGTTGTAATGGAGGGAAGCCGCCCGATCATACTTGAAGTTCAGGCACTTGTGAGTGAGAGCCATACTCCAAACTCAAAAAGACAGGCTACCGGTTTTGATAACAACCGTTTAAATATGCTTCTCGCACTTTTAGAAAGAAAATTGGAGATCCCTTTATCTGGATACGATGTATATATTAACGTAACAGGCGGAATTAAGATCAACGAGACTTCAGCTGATCTTGCAATATTGGCTGCAATAATATCTAGTTTTAGAGACCGTGCTATTTCAAAAGAGACTATCTTTTTAGGTGAGGTTTCACTTGTAGGGGATGTTCGTGAAGTGTTTGGACTTGATGCAAGACTTAAAGAGGCTCAAATGCAAAATATAAACAAGGTGCTTCTTTCTAAAAAACCGTTAGAGAAAACGAATATGAAAACATTCATAGTCGATGAAGTAACAAAACTGCTGGAATGGTACTAAATTAACAAATAATTTACCTTATATTTATCATTAAAAATGTTATAATCAATAAATTTTTACAAGGTTTTTAAATGATAGATGCAGAATTCAGAAGTGAAGAAAGATTTTCAAAGTTATCAATAGCTTATGAAGGCAAAGATGAGGGACGACTTGTATGTTCAACTATAGATAGAATTACTTCAAAGTACGAAATAAAACCTGAAACATATACTTGTAATATCTCACATGGTAGAGAAGTAGTAGTTGTTGAATACCACGATGATATCGATCGTGAATCTGGTCAAATTTTTGAAGAAATTATGAAAGAGTTAAACATTACTAGTTGTGATTAATCTACAAGAATATGCCCAGGGCAATAAACTTTTTAGATCCTATTTTAAAAAGAACCAAGAGTCTTTACTAGAACTGGTAAAGAGCGGTCAATCTCCAAAAGCACTTTTTATAGGTTGTTCCGACTCAAGAGTTATCCCTGATATGATGGTTCAATCAGCGCCTGGGGATCTTTTTGTTATTAGAAATGTCGGAAATTTTGTTCCACCTTATAAACCAGATGAAGACTTTCATGCAACGGCATCTGGTATAGAATACGCTGTTAGTGTTTTAAAAGTTCAAGAGATAATTATTTGCGGTCATACACACTGTGGAGCTTGTGCTTCTTTATATGAGGAGATAGAAGATCCATCTCTTGTTCATACTAAAAAATGGCTGGAACTTGGTCAAAGTGCAAAAAAATCTGCTATCTTAAGTCTAGGTTCTGATGCAAATAGAGAGGAATTACTAAGGCTTACGGAAAAATTGTCGATAATAAAACAAATAGAAAATATTCTTACGTATCCTATTGTAAAAAAACGCTTTGAAAACGGCGATTTATCAATACATGGATGGTGTTATGATATAGCTACTGGAAAAATAGAGTATTATAACGCTGATACTTATGAGTTTTTGCCACTTAAAAGTTTGATACAAAGTGAACTTAAAATATAAAATAAATTAAAAGGATAGTTATGGCTGAAGAAGAAACTAAAGAGGAAGAACAACAAAGCGAAAAAAAATCTAGTAATATGCTGATGATCATTATCATCGCAGTTTTAGTATTAATCATTATCATAGGTGCTATTTTAGCTGTTGTCTTGATGGGTTCTGATGAAGAGCAAGTTGTGAAACAGGCTCCACAAAGTCAAGAAAGAGTATCTCCAACTAGAACAAAACGTCCATCTGCGGCTCTTGAAGATTCAAGAAGACTTAGTGAAATAGGTATACTTTATCCACTGGATACATTTACTGTTAACCTAAAAAGTGATTCTGGTAGAAGATATTTAAAAGCTACTCTTAGCCTTGAGTTAAGCGGTGAAGAACTAAGCTTGGAGCTAGATGCAAAAGCACCTGTAATTAGAGATAGAGTAATCAGAATATTAACATCTAAAACTCTTGAAGAGATATCTTCGAAAAAAGGAAAACAAAAAGTTTCTGATCAGATAATAGACACTTTAAATGCAATCGTTTCTGATGGCAGTATCCAAGGTATCTATTTTACTGAATTCGTTATCCAATAACTTATTTTTTATCACTATCAGTTGATTGATTAAACTCTTTAACTTTTAGTGATAAATCTCTCAACTTTTCTGTAACAAGTCCATCAATATAACTTGCTTCTTTTCCTGTTAATATCGATATACCTTCATCTATAGATTCCACTGCATATATCTCAAACCTTTTATCTTCTACCGCTTTTAAAACTTCCTCTTTTAACATAAGATGTTTTACGTTTGCTTTTGGAATTATAACTGCGTATGATGCTTTTGAATCCTTTCTCATACATATGTCAAAAAAGCCCTCTATCTTTTCATTAACTCCACCTATAGGTTGAATCTCTCCAAATTGATTTACAGAGCCGGTTACAGCTATATTTTGCTTTATAGGAAGTTCTGAGAGTGATGAAAGCAGAGCATAAAGTTCAGTTGACGATGCACTGTCTCCATCTACATGTCCGTATGACTGCTCAAATACTAAAGAAGCATTTAGACTAAAAGGTATATCTTTAGCGTATTTTGAACCTAAGTATGATGATAAGATCATTACACCTTTGGAGTGTATAGGTCCACCTAATTCGACTTTTTTTTCTATGTCTATTATCTCACCTTTTCCTATTCTTGTCGTTGCCGTAATCCTAGAAGGTGATCCGAAGTTATGTCCTCCGACAGATATATAACTGAGTGCATTTATCTGCCCTACTCTGCTTCCACTAAGGTCTATCATTATAGTACCTTCATCTATCATGTCGTAGAGCTTAGTTTGTATTCTGTTTATTCTTTGTATTTGAGAATAGAGTGCCTTTTCAATATCTGCTTTCTCTATAGCTGAATGGTTTTGTTCTTTTGAATAGTAATCTGCCTCTTTTAAAAGATCTGAGAGTGTACGAAGATGAGTTGAGAGTTTTAAAGAGTGAGATATATTTCTAGAACTCTCCTCAATTACTCTTGCAACTGCATCGGGAGTAAGTGGAAGCAGTTTATCTTGTTTTGAGATGGTTCCTATCATCTGTGCATATAGTTGAATATTCTCATCGTTTCTTGGAACATCCTCTTCAAAATCTGCACTAACTTTAAACAGCTCCTTAAAATCAGGATCATACTCATACAGTAAATAATAAAGCATTCTCTCACCTACGATTACTACTTTAACATCGATAGGTATCGGTTCAGGTTCTAATGATGTTGTTGCGATTAAAGAGTATTGTTGTGCCAACGATTCTATACGTATCTCTTTTGATCGAAGTACCCTCTTTAATTCTTCGTATGCAAAAGGCTGAGTCAACAGTTTTCTCGCATCTAAAATAAGATAACCACCATTTGCTTTATGAAGAGCTCCAGGTTTTATCATACTAAAGTTTGTAATTAAACTACCCATTTGTGACATATGTTCAATCTTACCTATCAGATTGTGCTGAGTCGGGTTATCTTCGTAAATAACAGGGGCATTTACACTATCAGTATGTGCTATAAAAAGATTTACCTGATATTTTTCATAAGACGGAGTATAATAATCTTTCATAAATCCCGGTATATTCATGTTGTCAGGCTTCAATAAAAAATCTTGAGTGTTTTTAATTACGTCTTTTTGAAGTTCATCCAAATATTCTACTATCTTTTTATTCTCTTCATATTTTTGTTTTACTTCATCTATCAATGAACCTACAGCTTGTTCTGCTACTTTTTTATCGTACTCTTTTAACTCGGTTTGCTGTTCTTTACTTAGCTGGCTTACTTTTCTAAGTTCATCTTTTACTATCTGTTCAAATTCGCCCATTCTCTTTTGGATCTGTTTTTTCTTATTGTCATCTATATTGTTAAACTCTTCAGGGGATAAAATCTTTCCATCAACTATTGGTACGAATGTTACACGACTCGTATTAGTTGCATTCATTGAAACTTCATACTCTTTTGCTTTATCTTGAAGATATAGAAATATTTCAGACTGCTTTTCTAAATATTTTTTATTTATAGCCTCTATGTCGTTTCTATAATCATTGGAATCAAAACTCGAAGGTAAAATTGCTTTGATTAGCTCTATAAGTTCATCTATATCTTTTTTAAATTCTTGAGCATTACCTGCTTCTAATTTTATAGCTATCGGTTTTTGGTAGTTTTCAAAATTATTTACATAACACCAGTCACTAATGTTGTTTTCTTTTTTCGCTTTGGCTTCTAAAAAACTTGTAACCATGGAATGTTTTCCACTTCCTGATGGTCCCATTATAAAAAGGTTAAAACCTTCTTGTTTTATATTTGTACCAAATTTAACAGCTTCAACTGCACTTGATTGACCAATAGGCTGGTTAAGCAGTTCTAAATCATCTGTAGTTTTAAAACTGAATATCGAGCTATCACACTTGTTATATAGCTCTTTAACGTCTAGAGGATTAAGCATAAAATTCCTTTTTTCCCTACATTGGCTTAAATAAAAAAAATACTTATATCGCTATAATACCATTATTGTATACAAATGGATTAAATAATGATAGGTATAGACTTAATTAAAACTTCTAGAATGAAGCGCATGATGGATCGTTTTGAGAAAAAAGCACTCCAAAAATTTTTATCTGATGATGAGATAGCACTTGTTAAAAACTATAAAACTGCAGCTGGTTTTTGGGCTGTAAAAGAAGCTGCTTCAAAAGCTTTGGGTGTAGGAATTGGGAGTGAATGCGGATTTCATGATATAACTATATCTAAGACACAAAAAGGTGCACCTAAAATAAAGTTATCTAAAAAAATTGTAGAGAGTTTTAATGTAAGTGATACGAGTGTATCAATCACACATGATGGGGAATACGCGATAGCAGTAGTTGCTATAGAGACTAAAAACTAATCAACCACCGCCTACAAAATCTAAAAGTTCTAACTTATCACCATCTTTTGGCTTATAAGCAGACCAGTTATCTTGTTTAACTATCTCCATATTTACGGCTGCTGCCATAACTTTTCCGTCTAGTTTTAACTCACTTAATATATCTTGTAATGACTTACCGTCGTTAAATTCTTTGTTTTCGCCATTAATTATCAGTTTCATAATATTTCTTTTGTTTCAATTTTTAGGAATTTTATCCAAAGATTATTAAAAAAGTTTTACTTTTTTATAACTACTGTTTTATATCAGGAAAGTTATTGGTCATATCTTCATAAGTTTTGTTGTACTTTAAAGCTTCAATAACTTCATCTAAAGGTGAAGAATAGATACCTTCAAGGTCTGATTCAGCATCTTGAAGTTCAAATGCAAGTTTTTCCATAGGTGGAGTAAACTGTGCATCTATTCCTTCTTTATTACCTCTAGCATCAACTCTGTACCAACCATATTCTTTTAAATATATGGCATTTAAACCATGTAAGCAGTATACATCATCTTTATATTCACCACAAGAGAGCCTCTGATAACAAAAACCTGTAGGGATGTTGTTTGCACGTAGCAAAGCAGCAAGCAGTATACTTTTAGCATAACACCAACCCGTTGTGTGTTGTAATACTTCACTGGCTTTTAGTGTAGTTATATTGTCTTTATGATCACCTGTGTGGTTTATATTGTCTCTAACAAATAAAAAACAATGTCTAGCAATATCTTCATCACTATTTACACCACGAGCAAGTGAGGAAGCCAGAGCCTGAATTTTTGGTGATGAGAAATCTACTATTGAATCTTCAATTAGATATATACTTAGGTCTTCTTTTATATCCATCATAAAATACTTTATATTAAAATCATTTTATAATAGTATATCAAAAACTATTTCTTTGATAACTCTTCCAAAAGCTTTGTTTGTTTCTCAGTTTCTTCCAAACGTTTTCTATTGATAACAAAAGCATCAAGTGCGAGAATCATAAACATAGATACGAATACAAAAAATATTGCAAAGAAAATAGCTGTAAAAAAGCCTAAAAATAAAAGTGATTTAAAAGTAATAAGAGCGCCGAAGAGGACAATAGCCCAAGACGCTCCAAGCAAAAAACTTACAATTCTATGAAATGTAGTTTCTCGCATAATTCAAGGGGAGTTTTAGTGGTCTTCCATTACTACTGCACCAGTTAGGTACACGTAAGTTAACATCATAAAGATGAAAGCTTGTAAGAAAGCCATAAAAGTTAATAATGCAAATGGAATCATTGGTAATACCCACGGAGCAAGCATTAAGATTACCATTAAGAACATATCGTCACCTTTTACATTTCCGAATAAACGGAAAGATAAAGATACAAGTCTTGAGAAATGAGATACGATTTCAATTGGGAACATTAACCAATATAACCACCAAACTGGACCTAAAAAGTGTTTGAAGTATTTGATAACACCGTTACGACGAATACCTTCGAAGTTATAGTAAACAAATACAGCTAAAGCTAAAGTAAATGCAAATTCTAAAAATGCAGTTGGAGCTTCAAAACCTGGAATTACACCGATTAAGTTAGCGATACCAACGAATAAACCGATAGTAGCTACTAGTGGGAAATAACGACGTGCTTCGTCTTTACCCATTGTATCAGTTCCCATTTTAAGAACACCTAACATATAAGCTTCCATAACATTTTGAGTTCCTGTAGGAACTAACTTTAAATTACTCATAGCCATTTTAGCTAAGATTATCGCTATACCAGCCGCTAAAAGCATGTGCGTAGTATAGATAAACTCTTTAGAGTGTGAAACAAGTCCGAAAAAAGTAAACAACTCACCCATTAGAATAAACTCCCTGATTAAAAATTATCGCAATTATAATCAACCTTGTATTAAATTATTATTAGATTTTATCCTAAATTTAGCTATTTGGTGCCTTAATTTTATACAATACGGCATAAAGAAGAGGTACATATACAAGGTTTAAAACGGTAGCCCAAGCTATACCAAAACCAAGTGAAACTGCCATTGGTTGAAGTATCATCGCCTGACCAGAAGCAAAAAAGATAAGAGTCATCAAACCAAGTACAGTCGTAATAGATGTGAGTAAAATCGGGCGTAAACGAGTAAGTGCCCTACTCATAAGATCTTCCGTATTTTTAGCATTTTTTATAAAATTAACCATTATCAGTCCGTCATTAACAACAACA
The Sulfurimonas sp. genome window above contains:
- the xseA gene encoding exodeoxyribonuclease VII large subunit; translation: MNTLSVSALNEQIKSLLETSFTRVLVEGELSRITFHNSGHIYFTLKDNSSAISCVMFRGNASRLKFQLEEGMKVVLDGAVSVYTPRGSYQVNCFSIEPAGQGALALAYEQLKRKLQEKGYFNPEIKKQLPKFPKKLALVTSATGAALQDMLRVANHRYRDIEVDVYDVLVQGDMAASSIANAISQANKKDYDILIVGRGGGSVEDLWAFNEEIVADAIFASVIPVVSAVGHEIDTVISDFVADLRAPTPSAAMQMILPDENELYQYLDSISNQFTQTLEQKIYNKKQELNHLHQAYKQNSIENKLTQKLEEIKSLKENFFQAITFKIQTHQRDLQQTFSQYPNAINSILKTKQNELSNAMKNLEANNPKYKSKKGFAQISKDKKVIDIDELNVSDEFELMSDKTVLSAKVLSKS
- the radA gene encoding DNA repair protein RadA, translated to MAKKKVLFECQHCGMTTPKWMGKCTNCGAWDSFIELNEHQQEVIKQTKSSSSQGAKAVSINQIKEEEIYRFSSSDPELDTVLGGGIVPGSLTLIGGSPGVGKSTLLLKVGGLISSGGRDVLYVSGEESSSQIKLRANRLGANQDNLYLLSEIRLEQVLLELEHHNYDFLIIDSIQTLYSENITSAPGSVTQVRQITFELMRIAKEKNLAIFIIGHITKEGSIAGPRVLEHMVDTVLYFEGDSSQELRILRGFKNRFGPTSEIGVFEMRSDGLVSATDIASRFFNRDSNQAGSALTVVMEGSRPIILEVQALVSESHTPNSKRQATGFDNNRLNMLLALLERKLEIPLSGYDVYINVTGGIKINETSADLAILAAIISSFRDRAISKETIFLGEVSLVGDVREVFGLDARLKEAQMQNINKVLLSKKPLEKTNMKTFIVDEVTKLLEWY
- a CDS encoding carbonic anhydrase; the protein is MNLQEYAQGNKLFRSYFKKNQESLLELVKSGQSPKALFIGCSDSRVIPDMMVQSAPGDLFVIRNVGNFVPPYKPDEDFHATASGIEYAVSVLKVQEIIICGHTHCGACASLYEEIEDPSLVHTKKWLELGQSAKKSAILSLGSDANREELLRLTEKLSIIKQIENILTYPIVKKRFENGDLSIHGWCYDIATGKIEYYNADTYEFLPLKSLIQSELKI
- the fliL gene encoding flagellar basal body-associated protein FliL, with translation MAEEETKEEEQQSEKKSSNMLMIIIIAVLVLIIIIGAILAVVLMGSDEEQVVKQAPQSQERVSPTRTKRPSAALEDSRRLSEIGILYPLDTFTVNLKSDSGRRYLKATLSLELSGEELSLELDAKAPVIRDRVIRILTSKTLEEISSKKGKQKVSDQIIDTLNAIVSDGSIQGIYFTEFVIQ
- a CDS encoding AAA family ATPase; its protein translation is MLNPLDVKELYNKCDSSIFSFKTTDDLELLNQPIGQSSAVEAVKFGTNIKQEGFNLFIMGPSGSGKHSMVTSFLEAKAKKENNISDWCYVNNFENYQKPIAIKLEAGNAQEFKKDIDELIELIKAILPSSFDSNDYRNDIEAINKKYLEKQSEIFLYLQDKAKEYEVSMNATNTSRVTFVPIVDGKILSPEEFNNIDDNKKKQIQKRMGEFEQIVKDELRKVSQLSKEQQTELKEYDKKVAEQAVGSLIDEVKQKYEENKKIVEYLDELQKDVIKNTQDFLLKPDNMNIPGFMKDYYTPSYEKYQVNLFIAHTDSVNAPVIYEDNPTQHNLIGKIEHMSQMGSLITNFSMIKPGALHKANGGYLILDARKLLTQPFAYEELKRVLRSKEIRIESLAQQYSLIATTSLEPEPIPIDVKVVIVGERMLYYLLYEYDPDFKELFKVSADFEEDVPRNDENIQLYAQMIGTISKQDKLLPLTPDAVARVIEESSRNISHSLKLSTHLRTLSDLLKEADYYSKEQNHSAIEKADIEKALYSQIQRINRIQTKLYDMIDEGTIMIDLSGSRVGQINALSYISVGGHNFGSPSRITATTRIGKGEIIDIEKKVELGGPIHSKGVMILSSYLGSKYAKDIPFSLNASLVFEQSYGHVDGDSASSTELYALLSSLSELPIKQNIAVTGSVNQFGEIQPIGGVNEKIEGFFDICMRKDSKASYAVIIPKANVKHLMLKEEVLKAVEDKRFEIYAVESIDEGISILTGKEASYIDGLVTEKLRDLSLKVKEFNQSTDSDKK
- the acpS gene encoding holo-ACP synthase, which codes for MIGIDLIKTSRMKRMMDRFEKKALQKFLSDDEIALVKNYKTAAGFWAVKEAASKALGVGIGSECGFHDITISKTQKGAPKIKLSKKIVESFNVSDTSVSITHDGEYAIAVVAIETKN
- the thiS gene encoding sulfur carrier protein ThiS, whose amino-acid sequence is MKLIINGENKEFNDGKSLQDILSELKLDGKVMAAAVNMEIVKQDNWSAYKPKDGDKLELLDFVGGG
- a CDS encoding transglutaminase family protein codes for the protein MMDIKEDLSIYLIEDSIVDFSSPKIQALASSLARGVNSDEDIARHCFLFVRDNINHTGDHKDNITTLKASEVLQHTTGWCYAKSILLAALLRANNIPTGFCYQRLSCGEYKDDVYCLHGLNAIYLKEYGWYRVDARGNKEGIDAQFTPPMEKLAFELQDAESDLEGIYSSPLDEVIEALKYNKTYEDMTNNFPDIKQ
- a CDS encoding F0F1 ATP synthase subunit A is translated as MGELFTFFGLVSHSKEFIYTTHMLLAAGIAIILAKMAMSNLKLVPTGTQNVMEAYMLGVLKMGTDTMGKDEARRYFPLVATIGLFVGIANLIGVIPGFEAPTAFLEFAFTLALAVFVYYNFEGIRRNGVIKYFKHFLGPVWWLYWLMFPIEIVSHFSRLVSLSFRLFGNVKGDDMFLMVILMLAPWVLPMIPFALLTFMAFLQAFIFMMLTYVYLTGAVVMEDH